The Vallitalea longa genome includes a window with the following:
- a CDS encoding BCCT family transporter — MEKENLSKKLYSRNFKKWGFDMNLFVSIVSAILVLAFIIFTIAKPELSKTTFNNINNGLNENFNWLYVLTINLSFIFLLVIGISKLGRIKLGGFTAKPEYNNFSWYAMLFSAGIGIGIFFYGVAEPIYHESIPQGLSSGSTFDNFKVMYMHWGAHAWALYGLVAIGLGYFAYNKKLPFSFRSLFYPLIKDKIFGIWGDIIDTFAVLAVLFGLATSLGLGAKQINSGMNYVFGIPVSSTVQIILIVIITFIATLSVVSGISKGIKLLSQANTIISGVLLLAILLIGPTVYILSTYMSSMGLYIKDFFGAGLFTATAADDISWQGTWTVFYWAWWISWTPFVGTFIARISKGRTIREIAIGTVALPTVIITIAMTILGASGVYTNDLHGGVIKQAIDSNIATAMFEMFRYMIDSKALQMVFSFVAIIAIVLFFVTSSDSGSLVVDNLTSGGKQDSPKTQRVFWALMEGLIALSVLLLGGEAALKTIQSAVVITGLPFAILLIIMMYSLSKELKKSYKKHEYNTILKLKRRMDKLDDDVEYKQ, encoded by the coding sequence ATGGAAAAAGAAAATTTAAGCAAAAAATTGTATTCTAGAAATTTCAAAAAATGGGGCTTTGATATGAACTTATTCGTATCAATAGTATCAGCGATATTAGTTTTGGCCTTTATCATATTTACTATTGCAAAACCGGAATTATCAAAAACAACATTTAATAATATTAATAATGGCCTCAATGAGAATTTTAATTGGCTGTATGTTCTTACAATTAATCTTTCTTTTATATTTTTACTAGTTATTGGTATATCAAAACTTGGTAGAATAAAGTTAGGTGGTTTTACAGCAAAACCTGAGTATAATAATTTTTCATGGTATGCAATGTTATTTAGCGCAGGTATCGGTATTGGAATATTCTTTTATGGAGTAGCAGAACCTATTTATCATGAAAGTATTCCACAAGGATTAAGTTCAGGTTCTACATTTGATAATTTTAAAGTTATGTATATGCATTGGGGTGCTCATGCATGGGCGCTATATGGATTGGTAGCAATTGGTTTGGGTTATTTCGCATATAACAAGAAGTTACCTTTTTCTTTTAGAAGTTTATTCTACCCATTGATTAAAGATAAGATATTTGGAATATGGGGAGATATTATAGATACTTTTGCAGTATTGGCAGTATTATTTGGACTTGCAACATCTCTAGGCCTTGGAGCTAAGCAGATTAATTCAGGAATGAATTATGTTTTTGGTATACCAGTTAGTTCAACTGTGCAAATTATTTTAATTGTGATTATTACATTTATTGCAACTTTATCAGTAGTAAGTGGTATATCAAAAGGGATAAAATTATTGAGTCAGGCTAATACAATCATAAGTGGTGTTTTATTATTGGCGATTCTTTTGATTGGACCAACTGTTTATATTTTATCCACATACATGTCAAGTATGGGACTGTATATAAAGGACTTTTTTGGCGCAGGACTTTTTACGGCAACTGCAGCAGATGATATCTCATGGCAAGGAACATGGACTGTATTCTATTGGGCTTGGTGGATTTCTTGGACACCTTTTGTAGGAACTTTTATAGCTCGTATATCTAAGGGTAGAACTATAAGAGAAATAGCGATAGGAACAGTTGCTTTACCTACTGTCATAATAACCATAGCTATGACAATATTAGGTGCATCAGGTGTTTATACTAATGATTTACATGGTGGTGTTATCAAACAAGCTATAGATAGTAATATTGCGACTGCTATGTTTGAGATGTTTAGATACATGATTGATTCAAAAGCTTTACAGATGGTATTTTCTTTTGTAGCGATTATAGCTATTGTATTATTCTTTGTTACTAGTAGTGATTCAGGATCATTGGTTGTTGATAATTTGACAAGTGGTGGTAAGCAAGATTCTCCAAAGACTCAAAGAGTTTTCTGGGCGTTAATGGAAGGACTTATAGCATTATCAGTGTTACTTCTTGGTGGGGAAGCTGCTTTAAAAACAATACAATCAGCAGTGGTTATCACAGGATTACCATTTGCGATATTATTGATAATAATGATGTATTCTCTATCGAAGGAACTTAAGAAAAGTTATAAAAAACACGAATATAATACTATACTCAAGCTTAAGAGAAGAATGGACAAGTTAGATGATGATGTTGAATATAAGCAGTAA
- a CDS encoding GNAT family N-acetyltransferase: MEIRKIIDDKQILQKFVDLQCYCFNLDRDIVEFELDKMFGKDESIILGGFLDNQLQGSLIINDFNIYWNGLNVKMGGIGGVTTFPEARQNHVVSQLLIESLEIMNENNQIFSLLAPFSFSFYRKYGWEYGTTMKAMELDIDGLSHFKSQGYALKPIGKEHIQAAKQVYEKYYSSFNGPSKRTDLRWDVTFERNLGNKVFSYGVFDDDDTLRGYIFYKLIDNQFVVREMVYDSLEVRKQLLYFIYVHRAQVEKVKFVMPENDKLDMILTNQKLKMVIEPYMMVRVINVKKVLEMFPFRNVHSLDFSIGIEDKYASWNNTVFEVKVDDDKIQVAENENRKPDISCSIQVFSQVIFGFISIEEAFNLELVSCDDINLIEKLNKIIPKKCSYITDGF, translated from the coding sequence ATGGAGATTCGTAAGATTATTGATGATAAGCAGATATTACAGAAATTTGTTGATTTACAATGTTATTGTTTCAATTTAGATAGAGATATAGTTGAATTTGAACTAGACAAAATGTTCGGCAAGGATGAATCAATTATATTAGGAGGCTTTTTAGATAATCAATTACAAGGTTCGTTGATAATCAATGATTTCAATATATATTGGAATGGTCTTAATGTGAAGATGGGTGGTATCGGGGGTGTTACTACTTTCCCTGAAGCCAGACAGAATCATGTTGTTTCCCAATTGTTGATTGAATCGTTGGAAATCATGAATGAAAACAATCAAATATTTTCATTGCTTGCTCCGTTTTCCTTTTCCTTTTACAGAAAATATGGTTGGGAGTATGGAACCACAATGAAAGCAATGGAACTAGATATTGATGGATTATCACATTTCAAGAGTCAGGGATATGCATTGAAGCCAATTGGTAAGGAGCATATACAAGCAGCAAAACAGGTATATGAAAAGTATTATTCTTCTTTTAATGGACCTAGCAAGAGGACTGATCTTAGATGGGATGTTACATTTGAGAGAAACTTAGGAAACAAAGTATTCAGTTATGGAGTTTTTGATGATGACGATACATTAAGAGGATATATATTCTATAAATTGATTGATAACCAATTTGTTGTTAGAGAAATGGTATATGATTCTTTGGAAGTAAGAAAACAGTTATTGTATTTCATATATGTCCATAGGGCACAGGTTGAGAAAGTTAAATTTGTAATGCCCGAAAATGATAAACTGGATATGATACTTACTAATCAGAAATTGAAGATGGTTATAGAGCCATACATGATGGTTCGTGTAATAAATGTCAAGAAAGTATTGGAGATGTTTCCATTCAGGAATGTCCATAGTTTAGATTTCAGTATAGGTATTGAAGATAAGTATGCTAGTTGGAACAATACGGTTTTTGAAGTAAAAGTTGATGATGACAAAATACAAGTTGCTGAAAATGAAAACAGAAAACCTGACATCAGTTGTTCGATTCAAGTTTTTTCTCAGGTTATTTTCGGATTTATAAGCATTGAAGAAGCATTCAATTTAGAATTGGTATCATGTGATGATATTAATCTAATTGAAAAGCTTAATAAAATCATACCAAAAAAATGTTCTTACATAACAGATGGATTTTAG